Below is a genomic region from Armatimonadota bacterium.
TGGTGGGGAAATCGCGCTCCGTGAAATGCCGTATCACGCGGCGCACGTGCGGGGAGACCAGAAGGACGGGCTGCAGCCCCTCACCCATCGCCTGCTCCGCGAGTTCCTTGAGGCGAGTGAGAAAACGCATCGCGGTGCCTGTGTCCAGGCCGCAGACGATGCCCTGGGTGGTCTGCACGGTGGCTTCGAGACAGCGACGCTCCAGGTCCGGATGTACGGTGACCACCGCAAGTTGCCCGTCCTGCCCCGCGTAGCGCCCGACGATGACCCGCGATAGCGCAAGTCGGCAGACTTCCACCGCGTCCGACAGGTTCTGGGTGGCACGCAGGCCGTCCGCGAGGGCTTCGAGGATGGTAGCGAAATCGCGGATCGGTACTCCTTCGGCGAGAAGTTCCTTGAGTGCCTGCTGTACCTGGCCCACAGACGCAAGGTCGGGGATGACGTCGTTCACCGCCGCCGGTTCGCGCTCGCGCAGGGCCTCAATCATATCCTGCACATCCTGGCGGCTGAGCACCTCGGGCGCCCGGCGCTTGCAGACTTCGCTCAAGTGAGTTGCAAGGACGGTTGGCGGATCCACGACCGTGTAACCCCTCGCCTCGGCGAGTGGAGCGTTCTCCGGGGCGATCCATTTCGCGGGCAGGCCAAAGGCCGGATCGACCGTGTCCTCACCAGGGACCTTCGGGGCCTCGGGCGCGGGGTTGAGCACCATGAGCATGGAGGGTTTCAGCTTGCCCCGGCCCACCTCGGCTTCCTTGATGATGATGCGGTACTCCTGGGGCCCCAAGGCGACGTCATCACGCACCCGCACGGGCGGGATGACGAGACCCAGTTCCCTGGCAATCTGGCGGCGTACACCGGTGATCCGGTCCAAGAGGTCGCCGTGTTCCGGGTCGGTAAGCAAGAGTAGGCCGTAGCCGAGATGGACGCTGACGCGGTCGACCTGCATGATGTCTTCGACAGGCGGCAGTTCGGTGCCGGCAGGAGGCTTGCTCTCGCCCGATGGCTGTGCTGCGGATGGCTTGCGCAGGAGTTTCCAGGCGATGAACGCGGTGACGCAACCCACGATGATGAACACACCGGTGGGCAGGCCGGGGACGACGCTGAACGCCAGGAGCATGAGGCCGACGATCATGAGAGCCCTGGGTTGGGCGATGACCTGGCCCCCGACTTCGGCCCCCAGGTTCTCCTCGGAAGCCGCCCGAGTGACCACCATACCGGTGGCTGTGGAAATGAGCAGCGCGGGGATCTGGCTGACAAGACCGTCGCCGACGGTGAGCAGGGCGTAACGCTGGAGAGCCTCGGCCACTGGCATCTGCAGCCGCAGGCAGCCGATGATGAAGCCCCCTACGACATTGATGGCGACGATAACAATGCCCGCGATGGCATCTCCGCGCACGAACTTGCTGGCCCCGTCCATGGCGCCGTAGAAGTCGGCCTCGCGCTCGATATCTCGCCGCCGCGCCTTGGCCTCCTGCTGGTCGATGATCCCGGCGTTCAGATCGGAATCGATGCTCATCTGCTTGCCGGGCATCTCGTCCAGAGTGAACCGGGCCGCGACCTCCGCCACGCGCTGGGAGCCGTTGGTGATGACCACGAACTGGATGATGACGAGAATGAGGAAGAGGATCAGGCCGACGACCACATCGCCGCCGACCACGAATTGGCCGAAGGCTTCGATGACCTTGCCCGCCGAACCGTAGAGCAGGATAAGTCGGGTAGAGGAGACGTTGAGGGCGAGACGGAACAGCGTTGCGACCAGTAGAAGAGATGGGAAAACTGAAAAATCCAGGGGTTTTTGGACGTACATCGAAATCAGCAGGATGCACAGGGCCGAGCCGATGTTGAGGGTGAGCAGGACGTCGAGAAGCACGGGAGGCAATGGGATCACCATCATCGCCACCAGCCCGATGACCCCGACGGCCATGAGGACGTCAGCCTGTTTCGCCAGCTTGCTCAAGAATTGCATGCTTCCCACTTTCCCCGGTTCAGGCCAGGTGCATCCTGCGGCGGTAGATGGCTGCGATGACCTGCGCGACGGCCTCGTACAGAGCGCCGGGTACAAAGTCGCCCAGCGAAGTATGCTTGAACAGCGCCCGGGCAAGCTGGATGTTGCGGACCACCGGGATACCGTGGCGCCCGGCGATCTGCACAATCCGCTTCGCCACCAGGAACCGGCCCTTTGCCACAACGCGCGGGGCGAGCATTCCGGGCTTGTAAAGGAGCGCCACCGCGATGTGTGTGGGGTTGGTCACCACAACGGTGGCATGCCGGGTCTCCCGCGAAATGCCCTGGCGCATGATGGCAAGGCGCAGTGCCCGCCTTCGCGCGCGCATGTGCGGATCACCCTCGCTGCGGCGCATCTCATCAATCAGCTCCTGCCGGGACATACGCAGGGAGCGCTCGAACTCCCAGTGCTGGTAGCCGTAGTCCGCGCCGCCGATGAGAAGCAGCACGCCACCGCACCGCAAGACCATCTGGAAGACCAGGTCCAGGCCCACATCCACCGCGGCGAGGGCAGAGCAGTCCGCGATACGGTAAAGGTCCTCGCGGCGCGACCAGAGAGACCACGCCGCCACGCCGAGGATGACCGTGACTTTCAGGACCCCCTTGCCGGCTTCCACCATTCCGCGGGTGGAGAACATGCGCTTGAGGCCGTTCACCGGGCTCAGCTTGTCCGCGGTGGGTTGCAGCGGTTTGAGCGAGAACATCAACCGAGTCTGGGCCAGTGATGCCGCAAGGCCTGCGCACATGGTCGCAACAACCACCGGCCCAAGGACGCGCATGCACACGAGCCACCAGGCCCGCTGAAGTGCCGTGAGCTCGCCCGCACTCAACTCCAGGTGGGGCGCAGCGCCCAGGGTCCAGCGGGTGGCTTCCGCGAGAATCCGCACGGCCTGATGCCACCACACCCGTGCAACGAGCGCGCCGGCCAGGAGGCCGATGCCCGCCGCGAGGTCGCGACTGATGGCCGCGCGACCCTCTTCACGGGCCTCCTCGCGCCTGCGCTGGGTTGGGGCTTCGGTCCGGGAATCAGCGGCCATCACCCACCTCCCAGGAGCAGGTTGACGACCTGGCGCACCTGTTCGACCAGAGAGCCGAGGGCCCCCGCCGCGAGGGGAGCGCTCACAGCGAGCACCGCGAGGCCCACCCCGAGTTTGGCAGGCATCCCCACGAGAAACACGTTCATGTTGGGCACGGTGCGGGCCATGAGCGCCAGAGCAACATCGGCAAGGAGCAGGGAGACCAGACCCGCGGCGGCGACGCGCACGCCGAGGTCAAGGGCGCTGCCGGCTGCGCCGAGTGTGAGATCGACAGTGCTCCCCGAGAACGCAACCGACCCCGGCGGAATCCGTTCGTAACTGCGTGCCAGCGCGGCCAGGACCCAGTGATGGCCGTCCACCGCCAGGAAGATGGTGAAGGCGGCCAGGTAATACGCCTGGCCCAGGGTGGAACTGCCCTGGTGGGTGGTGGGGTCCAGGAAACTACCCATGCGCAGGCCGATCTGCATGTCCAGCACCTCGCCAGACCAGCGGACGCTCTCGAGGAAAACGCTCACCGCCCAGCCGACCAGAAGCCCCAGCCCCAGTTCGGACAGCAGCACCAGCATGTACGCGGAGGCGTCTGACGGCAGGTTCGCCGAGGCATTCACTGACGACCCCACCAGCAGCGCAATGCCCCCCGCCAGCAGAAGACGCAGGTGAGGGGGGATGGATTGAGCGTTCATGCCGGGCATGAATGCCAGTACACCCACCGCGCGCGCGGCGGGGATGAGCATGGCCGGCAGGTTGTCAAGCAGTCCCGGCAGCAATGTGCTGTCCATGAGAGTTCCGGCGCTTTCGTGCCGGGCCGTCACCGGGCGTACAGTTCCAAGTGGCCGATAAGAGAGGCAGCCCAGCTTGCAGTGGAGTGCAGCATCCACGGGCCGAGAAGGGCCATGACCAGGGCCAGGACCACCATCTTCGGGACGAATGTCAGAGTCATCTCCTGCACCTGAGTCGCCGCCTGGAGAATACTCACCGCGACTCCCACCACGAGAGTGGCAAGCAGCACCGGCGCGGACAGCTTCAGCGCCATCAGGAGCATCTGGTTCACGAGGTGCAGCACTAGGGTGTCGGTCATCAGGCGCGATCCTTTCGGGGGCCTGTCAGCTGAAGCTCAGCACCAGGGAACGGGCGAGAATGTGCCAGCCGTCGATCATGACAAAGAGC
It encodes:
- the flhA gene encoding flagellar biosynthesis protein FlhA — translated: MQFLSKLAKQADVLMAVGVIGLVAMMVIPLPPVLLDVLLTLNIGSALCILLISMYVQKPLDFSVFPSLLLVATLFRLALNVSSTRLILLYGSAGKVIEAFGQFVVGGDVVVGLILFLILVIIQFVVITNGSQRVAEVAARFTLDEMPGKQMSIDSDLNAGIIDQQEAKARRRDIEREADFYGAMDGASKFVRGDAIAGIVIVAINVVGGFIIGCLRLQMPVAEALQRYALLTVGDGLVSQIPALLISTATGMVVTRAASEENLGAEVGGQVIAQPRALMIVGLMLLAFSVVPGLPTGVFIIVGCVTAFIAWKLLRKPSAAQPSGESKPPAGTELPPVEDIMQVDRVSVHLGYGLLLLTDPEHGDLLDRITGVRRQIARELGLVIPPVRVRDDVALGPQEYRIIIKEAEVGRGKLKPSMLMVLNPAPEAPKVPGEDTVDPAFGLPAKWIAPENAPLAEARGYTVVDPPTVLATHLSEVCKRRAPEVLSRQDVQDMIEALREREPAAVNDVIPDLASVGQVQQALKELLAEGVPIRDFATILEALADGLRATQNLSDAVEVCRLALSRVIVGRYAGQDGQLAVVTVHPDLERRCLEATVQTTQGIVCGLDTGTAMRFLTRLKELAEQAMGEGLQPVLLVSPHVRRVIRHFTERDFPTIPVISHAEVPSEFGIRILGQIAPVQTASAA
- the fliQ gene encoding flagellar biosynthesis protein FliQ: MTDTLVLHLVNQMLLMALKLSAPVLLATLVVGVAVSILQAATQVQEMTLTFVPKMVVLALVMALLGPWMLHSTASWAASLIGHLELYAR
- the fliR gene encoding flagellar biosynthetic protein FliR translates to MDSTLLPGLLDNLPAMLIPAARAVGVLAFMPGMNAQSIPPHLRLLLAGGIALLVGSSVNASANLPSDASAYMLVLLSELGLGLLVGWAVSVFLESVRWSGEVLDMQIGLRMGSFLDPTTHQGSSTLGQAYYLAAFTIFLAVDGHHWVLAALARSYERIPPGSVAFSGSTVDLTLGAAGSALDLGVRVAAAGLVSLLLADVALALMARTVPNMNVFLVGMPAKLGVGLAVLAVSAPLAAGALGSLVEQVRQVVNLLLGGG
- a CDS encoding EscU/YscU/HrcU family type III secretion system export apparatus switch protein translates to MAADSRTEAPTQRRREEAREEGRAAISRDLAAGIGLLAGALVARVWWHQAVRILAEATRWTLGAAPHLELSAGELTALQRAWWLVCMRVLGPVVVATMCAGLAASLAQTRLMFSLKPLQPTADKLSPVNGLKRMFSTRGMVEAGKGVLKVTVILGVAAWSLWSRREDLYRIADCSALAAVDVGLDLVFQMVLRCGGVLLLIGGADYGYQHWEFERSLRMSRQELIDEMRRSEGDPHMRARRRALRLAIMRQGISRETRHATVVVTNPTHIAVALLYKPGMLAPRVVAKGRFLVAKRIVQIAGRHGIPVVRNIQLARALFKHTSLGDFVPGALYEAVAQVIAAIYRRRMHLA